The Apodemus sylvaticus chromosome 17, mApoSyl1.1, whole genome shotgun sequence genome contains a region encoding:
- the LOC127667408 gene encoding uncharacterized protein LOC127667408 — protein MPTVLGTQCTPTVPGTRFTPTVPGAQCTPTVPGTQCTPTVLGARFTPTVLGTQCTPTVLGAWCIPTVLGAQFTPTVLGARFTPTVLGTQCTPTVLGTQCTPTVPGTQCTPTVPGTQCTPAVPGTQCTPAVPGTQCTPAVPGARFTPTVLGTQCIPTALGARFTPTVLGTRFTPTVLGARFTPTVLGTQCIPTVLGTRFTPTVLGTRFTPTVLGAQCTPTVLGTQCTPAVLGTQCIPTVLGAWCIPTVLGTQCIPTVLGTQCTPTVLGARFTPTVLGTQCTPTVLGAWCIPTVLGAQFTPTVLGTQCIPTVLGTQFTPTVLGARCTPAVLGTQCTPTVLDTQCTPTIPGTQCTPTVLGTQCIPAVLGARFTPTVLGARFMPTVLGTQCIPTVLGTQCTPTVLGTQCTPTVLGTQCTPAVLGARFTPTVLGTQFTPTVLGAWFTPTV, from the coding sequence ATGCCCACAGTCCTGGGTACTCAGTGCACACCCACAGTCCCGGGTACTCGGTTCACACCCACAGTCCCGGGTGCTCAGTGCACACCCACAGTCCCAGGTACTCAGTGCACACCCACAGTCCTGGGTGCTCGGTTCACGCCCACAGTCCTGGGTACTCAGTGCACACCCACAGTTCTGGGTGCTTGGTGCATACCCACAGTCCTGGGTGCTCAGTTCACGCCCACAGTCCTGGGTGCTCGGTTCACGCCCACAGTCCTGGGTACTCAGTGCACACCCACAGTTCTGGGTACTCAGTGCACACCCACAGTCCCGGGTACTCAGTGCACACCCACAGTCCCGGGTACTCAGTGCACACCCGCAGTCCCAGGTACTCAGTGCACACCCGCAGTCCCGGGTACTCAGTGCACACCCGCAGTCCCGGGTGCTCGGTTCACACCCACAGTCCTGGGTACTCAGTGCATACCCACAGCCCTGGGTGCTCGGTTCACGCCCACAGTCCTGGGTACTCGGTTCACACCCACAGTCCTGGGTGCTCGGTTCACGCCCACAGTCCTGGGTACTCAGTGCATACCCACAGTCCTGGGTACTCGGTTCACACCCACAGTCCTGGGTACTCGGTTCACACCCACAGTCCTGGGTGCTCAGTGCACACCCACAGTCCTGGGTACTCAGTGCACACCCGCAGTCCTGGGTACTCAGTGCATACCCACAGTCCTGGGTGCTTGGTGCATACCCACAGTCCTGGGTACTCAGTGCATACCCACAGTCCTGGGTACTCAGTGCACACCCACAGTCCTGGGTGCTCGGTTCACGCCCACAGTCCTGGGTACTCAGTGCACACCCACAGTTCTGGGTGCTTGGTGCATACCCACAGTCCTGGGTGCTCAGTTCACGCCCACAGTCCTGGGTACTCAGTGCATACCCACAGTCCTGGGTACTCAGTTCACGCCCACAGTCCTGGGTGCTCGGTGCACACCCGCAGTCCTGGGTACTCAGTGCACACCCACAGTTCTGGATACTCAGTGCACACCCACAATCCCGGGTACTCAGTGCACACCCACAGTCCTGGGTACTCAGTGCATACCCGCAGTCCTGGGTGCTCGGTTCACGCCCACAGTCCTGGGTGCTCGGTTCATGCCCACAGTCCTGGGTACTCAGTGCATACCCACAGTCCTGGGTACTCAGTGCACACCCACAGTCCTGGGTACTCAGTGCACACCCACAGTCCTGGGTACTCAGTGCACACCCGCAGTCCTGGGTGCTCGGTTCACGCCCACAGTCCTGGGTACTCAGTTCACACCCACAGTCCTGGGTGCTTGGTTCACGCCTACAGTCTGA